caagtgagagagatattaactcctcgatatacttttctctagattgagtctgactgtctagttcattccctagaaagtatattggagttagtccatacagattgctaatcgaaatattgggtgtggttgttagaccccctctttttcagttgTCATCGCAaattacatcaaacgctagcagttcaagacatcacgttcactgtctctagcaagtagttccgctgatatctcactaagcaaaggttcaagatctcatggacacctctgcctaaaatggtatttcctacgtttttatgtctttttttttatcgaaatttaattcattttgagaaaatgagttttatcttgttttgatggttttggtattaatggaacttaggacctaagggtcactaagggttcactagttcatgcattttcactttggtgaaagaaacctttagtctcacctGTGAGAAACTAAAGGTGAAAGatctctatactatatgatttttgcaatccatagtatgaccctggggtcaacacactattgtgtgagggagaggatgTTAGAATTGCTAGTATGACTTCAACATGCACGATCCGTATGTCTGTTCAGTCCGTTCGGGTCAtgagattgggatgttgatttaccaagatctatctgtgtttcaTGGTTTATtgaggttttcattcatgtgggggattgttggaaacaatatttattaattattatttttaaggtttttaactaaataaaattgatttttgttttctttgtgaatgaaaatcttattagtcccacatcgggaagttcctcttcttaagttgtattgttcgattatataaacaaattctctatttttgtaaaatctatgggaaaggggtttctctataatTTAGAGAGACACCCACGGGAAaattattttatattgttttctttagcattcgcgattttccttaacggtttttcggAGTTGCTAAGCTCAAGTTGATCATCTACTACATATGccagtagtaggtgtagtagggtgttttatcctggagatattcgTCCTTTGAGggttatagcatcactcttgagtgtagccgagCGCTAAAGTCTTAAGGACAATGTGTTGAACACGTGTCTCACTctatttttccaaagttttgttttgttgttgttgggagatctgggagctcgtccgtttcgtCAAATTGATCGCTTCCATTATAAAGTTTTGTTTTGTtgataacttttgcttatttgatttttccttgtttttggatattgcacccaacaataatAGGTTTGGTGGAAGAAGGTTTAAGCTCCACGATTGCTAAAGGGGACACCAATAATAACGGGATACTAATCCAAAAATCCAGGATTGCTttgttttatattgattggtaccCTGCCAGCACTGGTATCCTATAACAATCTTGTTAAGATTCTTCGATGAGATGGTTCACAAAGATTAAGCCAAATTCAGAGCATCCAGGTGTAATGGTCGAGGTCGACCTTCTTGGCCGCACAGGAAAATTGGACAAAACCGTGGTGTTCATCTTTGCTTGGTGCTTGTAGGATTCACTCAAATGTTGAGATGGCAGGAAGTGGCTCAGAAGGTACTACGACAAGACCCAAACCATGTTGGGCATTATCGTTTTGTCATCCAACATATACAGTAATGGATGAGAAATGGACAGTTGCAAGAATCAGAAATCTGGCAAGGACAGGACAAATCAGGATACCTGGACAATGTTGGATCCAGATTGAAGGCAAAGTCTATATACCTTTACAGCTGCTGATAGTTCGCATCCAGAGTCTGAGCATGTATATCAAATGTAAAGAGAAATTGGGGTGATTTGAAAGAGGAAAATCAAATTCCTTGCATCTATATATTGCATGAAGTGTAGTTCCGAGAAACAATTTATATATAAATCGATAAAGACACTAGAAAGAAAACGCTCAAACGAAAGACTCTAAAGTAGAGTTTTATGATCAAATACGTGTTGGAAACAATTTGCCCACACGGAGTTTAAGGGAAAAGGAAAACAATGAATACACCACTTTGGTATTTTCAGCATCCTACAAAATTTAGAAAAAAGAAGcaaattcaacaaaaaaaaaggttatcaAATGGCAATATAGTAGAGTGGATTCACTGGAATGGCTTCACCAGGCTTCTTACCAAATGTGGGTACCATATTTATCATTCGTTGTACAAGCATAGATACATCCGGGAATAGTCCAAAGGACGATCGAAGAACTATAACTGCTGGTCGAGATAATGTACTTGCGCCTTTGGAGACTTCTCTCCACCGGCCAAATATCCTGTCAACCACGAAGTGCTGCGTGTCAACCATCCTTTTTGTGCTTCGGTGTTTGCTTCCATACTCTTACGCTCCTCCTCAAGTAAGATGTCAACCCACCTCTTTGCCATGAATTCTTTGACAGCTTCAACTCCTTGCTCCACAATCTCCATAGGAGGGATGAAAAGTGGATTCTGATCCAAGTTGAGTTTGGTTAGACTGTCTAGGCGGCCAAATGTATCAGGAAGAGCACTGATCTGGTTGTTACTAACATCTATCTCTTTGAGGTTGATCAACTCTCCAAATGTGACAGGAAGCTCTGTAAAGTCGCTGAAGTTACTGCTCACATTAAGAATCTCGAGATTAGTCAAGAGCCCAATAGCGTTTGGAAGACCACGTAGCTCATTGAAGTGGGCATCTAGATGGCGTAATGACTTCATTTCACAAATGGAACTGGGAAGGGAACGAATTTTATTGAGACCGACCAAGAGCTTCTGCAGATTCACCAATTCACCTATTTTAGTTGGCAGATATGTCAACTGGTTAAAGCTTGCTTCCAGCTCCACTAATGATCTGCATTATAAAGCACTGCTCTACTTAGGGAATGACTCAAGTTCTGAGAAGAATTGAAAGATGTATTTCTTAATTGATATTTAGAAAGATAAAACTGGTTTCCAAGGACaacaaagaattaatagatgaccTGCAATTGATAATACTGTCAGGGAGGGCCTTTAGCTTGTTAGTGGATACATTCAAGTATTTTAGATTCACCAACAACCCAATAGAATCTGGCAATGACTCCAGAATGTTCGATGAAAGATTCAGATCCTCCAGCTTTTCCAGTCCTGAGATTGAATCAGGGATGACCTGTCCCCCATACATACGCGTGCCACATAGTCAGGAAACATGATAAATCTAACATAAGTAATAACTACAAAAATGATGAGAAAAACTACATACATTTCAGAACTGTAAAAGCTCCTTCTCCAGCTATTTTTTgagtcatgtaatttgttaaccGTAAGTTAATAATTCTTGTTTAGTTTGGAGATCTTAACTTTAAAATTTTATACAAATGATAGTGTCCAGTAAACTATTTCACTACCAAGCCTACAAAACCGGACTTGAAACCTTATATAAACAGTAAATGCTCAAAAGTGGTAAACTAAAGCTTGAACATCTGCAAACTCTAAGTCAAGGATGACCTCAATTTTGGAATTAAAAATCAACATAAGCAGTAGCTCAACCCTAACTTCCGAAAATTCAGTCATCATCCACAATAATTTGCAAAATACCAACCAGGTTCAAGCAGCACAATATCACTTTATAAATCAAAAAACAAGGTCAACCCTCCAAAATCTTGAGAACTTTCTATGTTTTGTACTCACAATACAACTCCGTGGGTCTAAGTTTTCCACAAAGATCACTTTGTGGTCATGTCCGATTCCAAATTTTCTACAAAGTTCAATTCTACTTATACACGAAAATCATGATCAAGAATTTCATTCCATAGTTTATACATACAAAGAGCAATCCTACTCATCAGCAGTTCCTCAATGTTACCTAAACTCATTTAAATGACAGCGAAATTCAAAAACTCCAAACTCTACAGAAATACTAACCTCGAGCTGATTAGTAGAAAGATCAAGGGAAACTAATCCACGGATCTTTCCAAACTTCTCAGGAAGATACCTCAATTCACGATCACACAACACAACTCTTTCAATTTCTTTACTTAAACCTTCTTGCAAAATTCTCACGACTTCTTCATTCATTTCTTCATCAACACGATCCATCCTTTCCTCCTCTACCACTCCCTTGCCTTTTCTCTCCCCTGAAGAGGCCAATCgataaatctcaagcaatctTTCTTCAGCATTTTTCAACAATAATTCATAAGATTCATGCATTTCATCTAATTTAATCACAGCTTCATATATCTTCCTTTCTTTCTCAGCTACGATTCTCATTTCTCTCTCAAGGTCAGCGGCATTAGGTAATTTCGACTCTGTTTCAATTTCCTGAATCTGATTCAATAAATTTGATTCAATTTCAGAAATCTTAAATTTAGCTGAATCAACTGATTCATGATCTGGTCGTTCGCCTAATGCTTTGAGAATTGATCTTGTTTGTGATACATCAGATACAGCTGCTGTCATTGCTGATAAAACTTCTGGATCTTTTAAGTGTGGCATATCAACCATTAATTCTACTTCTCTATTGATAGAACTTTCTGATCTCATGGTTAATTTCGatcctcctgctgctgctgatggTGATGCCGATGAACTTGATTGTGATGCTTGTTGTTCGATATCgatatcatcaaaatctgaataaCTTGGATGTTTTGGACCAAGTGACGGAATTCGATTCATTACATATGACAGAATTGGGTGTGTTTTAGGGTTGGGATCCATTTTTCCTGAAACCAAGAAAATTGTGGGGAAGAAAGTTGGAATCGAGAGAGTTAAAAGAAAATTAGGGCGACGAAGAAAACAATTTTAGCTGATATTACCAGTAAAACCAAATTGTAACTGTCGAATGATAAGCACTGACTTTTACTTCCATTTTTTTGGTTTATCTTTGAgttatttaacgtttggtacccaGCAAATGTCCAATACCTAGCTTTGGTATCTAACATTTAAAATATTATCGGTTGGTACCTTGGCCAGTTAGAGACCGTCAAACGAAACCGTTGACTTAACAAACTGTCACTTGAATatttaaaatcaataaaaaaaaattaaaaaaaatcgagTTTATATATTTACCTATTATGGAAAACCTTTGTCTTCTTTCCCTTTACTTCCTCTTTATTTGTTTTCGTCTGTTAATTCCTTCGATTTCATTTCAacgttttcttcctttttaaatCTGAATGTATATTGGTTTTGATTTAGCGTTGGCAGTGGATTTTTTCAGGATTAATCGAAAGGAGATAAGTCTGGGGTTTCTTTTGAACATTTAATTGTGATTGAAATTCAATTCTATCCTTGTTTCTGGTTTGGGGAAATTCAATTTTTCATTTCGTGTATATGCGACCATGGTTCTTGGCATGACAAAGAAATGTTCGCAAGTATAGTGATTTTTTTGTGTGTGAATATCTATCAAAGCTTCGAATTCAGTTTGAGAAAGATTACAGTTCCCCCAAGTTTCCCACGCTCAGCTCTTGGTAGTCTCAcaagaaaaaaatatctaaacaacacaaaaacactCATAGCCCCGTgacgttacggcacgggtcatatcctagtataACACAAAGAATAATATTTTTCACATAAACCATCTCCAGTGGAGTGGGGTGTTACTTATATGATTTGTTTATTTGGATAAAGATAAAAGTGATTCCCTTTTTCCTATTGGTTTAGAAAAGTTTATTTAAAAAGAATAATTGAAAAAATAGTCAAAAagatgacatggaggtcattctcaaggtctaaataagattttcttgaagaccttcatatttattttgacaccCTTCCTACTTTAAaggacctactgttggagatggatttaatGAGAGTCTAAAATCGTATgtgtcaaaagaaaataaaatttttatCGGAAATGCTCTAATCGGCAATGGAGCTTTCACGCAAGATGCATATCATTACACGTGGCGAATTTGTTTGGGACCAGATCTTCGATTTCGTCCCATATCTATTACGTGTCTAGGCATGTTTATCTCATCCATCATCAGGAAGAAACGAAAAGAAAAAGGAttatttaacgtttggtacccagcaaatgtccaacacctaattttggtacccaacatttgaAATATTATCGGTCGATACCTTGACCCGTGAAGTCAAACCACTGCCTTAACAGTAGGTTATACAAATAAttacaattagtaataaatataaaTACTTAACGGTGTTAAGTTACTGTTAGTATCCGATTTCATCTTATGGTCAGAAATGAATTGATCTGATGTCTAAAatgaattcaatcaatcaataaatacACCTCTCTCACACCTTCTCTACCAGCATTTTATTTATAAGAAGCAGAACTCTCAAGCTTACGTTCATTCCtctatttcaaaaataaaatcaaattaaagcccGGATCTAAAAATCAACTAACAAATTAAGGGGTCTTAAGGTTCTATTCGAAATTCAAATTTTATGATAATCTACAGATTCAATTGGTTGTGATCAAATGGAGATTCACCGTAATAAACA
This genomic stretch from Papaver somniferum cultivar HN1 chromosome 5, ASM357369v1, whole genome shotgun sequence harbors:
- the LOC113282311 gene encoding plant intracellular Ras-group-related LRR protein 9-like; translated protein: MDPNPKTHPILSYVMNRIPSLGPKHPSYSDFDDIDIEQQASQSSSSASPSAAAGGSKLTMRSESSINREVELMVDMPHLKDPEVLSAMTAAVSDVSQTRSILKALGERPDHESVDSAKFKISEIESNLLNQIQEIETESKLPNAADLEREMRIVAEKERKIYEAVIKLDEMHESYELLLKNAEERLLEIYRLASSGERKGKGVVEEERMDRVDEEMNEEVVRILQEGLSKEIERVVLCDRELRYLPEKFGKIRGLVSLDLSTNQLEVIPDSISGLEKLEDLNLSSNILESLPDSIGLLVNLKYLNVSTNKLKALPDSIINCRSLVELEASFNQLTYLPTKIGELVNLQKLLVGLNKIRSLPSSICEMKSLRHLDAHFNELRGLPNAIGLLTNLEILNVSSNFSDFTELPVTFGELINLKEIDVSNNQISALPDTFGRLDSLTKLNLDQNPLFIPPMEIVEQGVEAVKEFMAKRWVDILLEEERKSMEANTEAQKGWLTRSTSWLTGYLAGGEKSPKAQVHYLDQQL